GATCTGATGGAGGACCCCGTCTGGCTGGAGGAGCACGCGGGCCTGACGGGGAAGGACCGCACCGAGTACCTGGCCGCCACCAGCGCCCACAAGCTGTTCCTCATCCGCCGCGCCGCGGGCCGGCTGCTGTACCAGCTCGCCCTGCACCGCCAGGAGGGCGCGGACGCCCGGGAGCTGTACAAGGCCCTCATCGAGCGCGTCGACGAGATGCCCGCGACGGATGACGACGTCGCGCGCTACCTCGTGGAGCAGGAGGACTTCTACCAGTCAGCGGACAACTTCCGCGCCTGGTTCCTCGCGGGCCAGCTCCAGGGTCAGCTGAAGGCGCGCTTCGGCCCGTCCTGGTGGCACAGCCCCGAGGCCGGCACGTTCCTCTCGGGCCTCTGGGCCCACGGCAACGCGCTCTCCGCGCGCGAGGTCGCCCAGCAGATGGGCGAGAACGGCATCGCTCCGGACGTGCTCCTGCTCCGGCTCGGCACCACCCTGGGTGTGCCCATCAAGCTGGACGTCCGGGGCGAGGACAAGGCTCCCGTACAGGAGCCACCGCCCCCCTCCGCTCCGGCCTCGCCCGAGAACACTCCGGCGGCTCCTCCGGCCCCCAGGACGGAAACCGCTCCCTCCGTGTCGAAGACGGCCTCGACCCGCAAGGCAAGCCGCGCCAAGGCCCGCGCCTCCAAGGTCCCCAGAAAGCACCAAGGCTCCCGCCCGGAACACGGACGGAAGCCTCGGCGTGGAACCCACTGAGTCCTAGACCCTCACCCCGTCCCTCTCCCAGGGGGAGAGGGGTGGGGGGCGAGGTCTGAACCCCGGGACTACAGCAGCTTCATCAGCTCGGCACGCTTCGCGTTGTACTCGTCGTCCGAGAGCACTCCCGCGTCCTTCAGCTCCTTCAGCTCCTTCAGCCGCTGCGCCGGGCTCCTCGTGTCCGCCGGAGCCGCCGCCGGAGCAGGCTGCTGCTGCTGCTGCTGGAACTGCTGCTGCTGATTCTGCTGCTGCTGGTTGGAGAACATCTGGGCCATTCCGAAGCCCATCCCCATCCCCATCCCCTGCAGCGCGCCATCCGCACCGCCACCACCCTTGGCCATGCCCTCGGACGCCCCCAGCATCGCCTGACCCTGCGCGTACTGCTGGAAGCCACCCGCCAGACGCGAGTACGCCACGTCCTTCGACAGCTTCTTCAGCGTCGCCTCGTCCTCCTCCTTGATGCTGACGTGGAAGTTGCCCATCCGCACCACGGTCATCCCGTAGGTGTCCACGTGCGGCTTCAGGCCGGCGATCACCTCGGTCTCGATCTCCTCGGTGTACGCACCGCTCGTCACGTCCAGCAGCGGCCACTTCTTCTTCACCAGCAGCTCGGCGATACGGTCCCGCGTCACCTTGAGCACCTGGTTCTTGAACCAGCCCAGGAACTCCGCGTTGCTCGTGCGGCCCATGCCCACCAGGCCCACCACCAGCTTCTCCGGCTCCGTCACCCGGAGGGAGAAGTCGCCGTACACCATCGTCCCGATGCCCAGCCCCGTCTCCGGGTCGCGCACGTCACCGATGGGGCCGCCGAACTTCACGCCCGTGAACTCGCGCGTGGAGACGAAGAAGACCTCGGAGATGAACAGGTTGCCGCCGGTGAAGCCCTCCACCAGCCGCGACAGGAACGGGATGTTGCTCGTGTCCAGCTGGTGCCGCCCTGGCCCCAGCTTGCCCTCCACCTTCCCGTCCTTCACGAAGAGGGCGACCTCGTCGGCATCGACGGTGAGCTGGGTGAGCATCCGGATGTTCTTCTCCGGATACTTGTAGACAATCTCGCCCTTCGCCTCGTCAGCGCGCGCGATGAAGTTGCGCTTCGCCTCGTCCTTGATCGTACCGAAGAATCCCATCGTGCTTTCGTCGCCTCCAGAGAACGCGTCGACCTACCGGGGGCCCACCTACCCCTCTAACGGATAGCGTCCGGGTCCATTGCATGCCCGCCGATCGCACCTCCCCCGGCCTGCTCCCCCAAACATGCCAGAGGTTCCGCGTACTTGGCCAGTCAACCCGGCATGCGCATGTCCGCCCGTCTACCCCCAGCGGCTCAGCAGCCGCTCCCGGTCCAGCAGGCGGATGCTCGCCCAGAGCAGCCCCGCGTCCAGCAGGAGCACCACCGCCCCCTGGAGGGCGTAGTAGGCCGCCCCCGCCGT
This window of the Archangium lipolyticum genome carries:
- a CDS encoding SPFH domain-containing protein, coding for MGFFGTIKDEAKRNFIARADEAKGEIVYKYPEKNIRMLTQLTVDADEVALFVKDGKVEGKLGPGRHQLDTSNIPFLSRLVEGFTGGNLFISEVFFVSTREFTGVKFGGPIGDVRDPETGLGIGTMVYGDFSLRVTEPEKLVVGLVGMGRTSNAEFLGWFKNQVLKVTRDRIAELLVKKKWPLLDVTSGAYTEEIETEVIAGLKPHVDTYGMTVVRMGNFHVSIKEEDEATLKKLSKDVAYSRLAGGFQQYAQGQAMLGASEGMAKGGGGADGALQGMGMGMGFGMAQMFSNQQQQNQQQQFQQQQQQPAPAAAPADTRSPAQRLKELKELKDAGVLSDDEYNAKRAELMKLL